The Marinomonas sp. CT5 genome contains the following window.
AGCCGCAGCACTTTATCAGCTACTTGTTTAGCCAACAAAACGCGCCGGATTTTGCCAAACTGTTCGACGATACATTAATAGACATTGCCATTAGCAATAACGATGTGTTCGCGGTAAAAACCGATGGTGGCGCAAAAGTGGTGCTGTTCGACCGTATCAGCCAATACATTGCTGACGATTCCAAGCGCGATGCCTTCTGCCGCGCCATCATTAACAAATTGGTGGAGTTCAGCTTTGAGCGTATATTTACGCAAAAATTCGACTTCTACGCCACCATCTTTGAATACCTGATCAAAGACTATAACAGCAACTCCGGCGGCAAATACGCAGAGTATTTTACCCCCCATGCAGTAGCACGCATTATGGCGGAAATCTTAGTGCCTAAAGAGCAACGCGGCACAGTGCGTAACGTGGCTTGTTACGATCCATCGGCGGGATCAGGTACATTATTAATGAACGTGGCGCACGCCATTGGTGAAAACCGCTGTAGCATTTACACGCAGGATATTTCGCAAAAATCATCCAACCTGCTGCGTTTAAACCTGATCTTAAATAACTTGGTGCACTCAATCCCGAATGTGATCCAAGGTAATACGGTTCTGCATCCCTATCATAAAGACGGCAAAGAGCTAAAACGCTTTGACTACATTGTTTCCAACCCGCCATTTAAGCTCGACTTTAGCGACTTTAGAGATGAGCTGGATAGCAAAGAAAATAAAGAGCGTTTCTTTGCGGGTATTCCAAAGATTAAAGCCAAAGCCAAGGACAAGATGGAAATCTACCAATTGTTCTTGCAGCACATCATTGCCTCACTTAAACCCAACGGCAAAGCCGCAGTCGTTGTGCCCACAGGTTTTATCACCGCACAATCGGGTATAGATAAAGGCATTCGCGAACATTTGGTGAAAAACAAAATGCTCGCGGGCGTAGTGTCTATGCCATCGAATATTTTTGCCACCACAGGCACGAACGTATCTATTCTGTTTATCGACGCCAGCAACAATGGCGATGTAGTACTGGTGGATGCCTCTAACCTAGGGGAAAAAGTCAAAGACGGTAAAAACCAAAAAACCGTATTAACCGCCGACGAAGAACAACAGATTATTGATGTGTTTAACGCCAAAGAAGCGGTAGAAGACTTTTCTGTTGCGGTCAGTTACAGCGACATCGAAGCAAAAAATTACTCATTAAGTGCGGGCCAGTACTTTGATGTCAAAATCGAATATGTGGATATTACTCCAGAGCAGTTTGCCGAAAAGTTGCAGGGCTTTACCGGCAATTTAGATAGCCTGTTTAGTCAGTCTCGTGAATTGGAAGCTGAGATTAAAAAGCAGTTGGCGGGGTTGAAGTATGAGTAACCTCAAGAAGCATCGATTTTGTGACCTATACACTATGTCTTCCGGCATATCGTCTACAAAAGACCAAGCTGGGCATGGCAGTCCATTCCTATCGTTCTCTGTGGTATTCAATAACTATTTCGTACCAGATGCGTTGCCCGACTTGATGGACACGTCTGATAAGGAAAAGGAGACATACTCGATAAAGGCCGGTGATATTTTTCTTACACGAACCAGCGAAGTGGTTGATGAACTCGCGATGAGTTGTGTAGCTATCAAGGATTACCCAAATGCTTCGTATAGTGGCTTTTTGAAACGACTTCGTCCAACACAAACTAATATCACATACTCGAAATTCATGGCCTTTTACCTAAGAAGCCCAATGTTCAGAAAAACCATGACAAACAACGCTGTCATGACGCTTAGAGCAAGCTTGAACGAGGCTATATTTTCATATTTGGATCTTTTGTTACCCGAATATAATGAGCAAATAAAAGCGGGTGATCTTCTTTATCTATTAAATGAAAAAATCGAACTCAACAACCGCATCAACGCCGAGCTGGAAGCCATGGCTAAAACCCTGTACGACTACTGGTTTGTACAGTTCGACTTCCCCGACGACTCACCACA
Protein-coding sequences here:
- a CDS encoding class I SAM-dependent DNA methyltransferase; translation: MVELEFQQKTKTLIDSLKSICANYGLGNDGNEFKIITQTFLYKFLNDKFAFEAKKLDDSIAKANKWEEALAAMSEDDLDMLQLQMGGDTARLKPQHFISYLFSQQNAPDFAKLFDDTLIDIAISNNDVFAVKTDGGAKVVLFDRISQYIADDSKRDAFCRAIINKLVEFSFERIFTQKFDFYATIFEYLIKDYNSNSGGKYAEYFTPHAVARIMAEILVPKEQRGTVRNVACYDPSAGSGTLLMNVAHAIGENRCSIYTQDISQKSSNLLRLNLILNNLVHSIPNVIQGNTVLHPYHKDGKELKRFDYIVSNPPFKLDFSDFRDELDSKENKERFFAGIPKIKAKAKDKMEIYQLFLQHIIASLKPNGKAAVVVPTGFITAQSGIDKGIREHLVKNKMLAGVVSMPSNIFATTGTNVSILFIDASNNGDVVLVDASNLGEKVKDGKNQKTVLTADEEQQIIDVFNAKEAVEDFSVAVSYSDIEAKNYSLSAGQYFDVKIEYVDITPEQFAEKLQGFTGNLDSLFSQSRELEAEIKKQLAGLKYE